One window of the Candidatus Bipolaricaulota bacterium genome contains the following:
- the pyrB gene encoding aspartate carbamoyltransferase translates to MTVNHFLGSLDFSPEEYEALFSLASQIIDSPADYADRCAGRLMATLFYEPSTRTRLSFEAAMLRLGGRVISVASAKSSSVAKGESLGDTVRTVGGYADLIVLRHPKEGAAILAAEYSPVPVINGGDGAREHPTQTLTDLFTIHRFKGHLDGLTVAFCGDLRYGRTVHSLVKALARYSDVRFILISPPELRLPERIKREVEEINPAVALRETTRMEDGLEGADVLYMTRIQKERFFNEEDYIKLRDTYILTADRLRAAPAEMIVMHPLPRVTEIDYAVDADPRAVYFEQARLGMFARMALILHLLAEKEGKDA, encoded by the coding sequence GTGACTGTAAACCACTTCCTCGGTTCTCTCGACTTCTCGCCCGAGGAGTACGAAGCCCTTTTCTCCCTCGCTTCTCAGATCATCGATTCTCCCGCCGACTACGCCGATCGCTGCGCCGGCCGGCTGATGGCGACCCTGTTCTACGAGCCGAGCACCCGCACCCGGCTGTCGTTCGAGGCGGCGATGCTCCGGCTGGGCGGGCGAGTGATCAGCGTGGCGAGCGCGAAGAGCAGCTCGGTGGCCAAGGGGGAGAGTCTGGGGGATACGGTGCGCACCGTCGGCGGATACGCCGATCTGATCGTCCTGCGCCATCCCAAGGAGGGGGCGGCGATCCTGGCGGCGGAGTACTCCCCGGTCCCGGTGATCAACGGCGGGGATGGGGCGCGCGAGCATCCGACGCAGACCCTGACAGACCTGTTCACCATTCATCGGTTCAAGGGGCATCTCGACGGCCTGACGGTCGCGTTCTGCGGCGACCTGCGCTACGGCAGGACGGTGCACTCGCTCGTCAAGGCCCTCGCCCGCTACTCCGACGTTCGGTTCATCCTGATCTCCCCGCCGGAATTGCGCCTGCCGGAGCGGATAAAGCGCGAGGTGGAGGAGATAAACCCGGCGGTGGCGCTTCGGGAGACGACGCGGATGGAGGACGGGCTGGAGGGCGCCGATGTCCTGTACATGACCCGCATCCAGAAGGAGCGGTTCTTCAACGAGGAGGACTACATCAAGCTGCGCGACACCTACATCCTCACCGCCGACCGGCTGCGTGCGGCGCCCGCGGAGATGATCGTCATGCACCCGCTTCCGCGGGTGACCGAGATCGACTACGCGGTCGACGCCGACCCGCGCGCGGTCTACTTCGAACAGGCGCGGCTCGGGATGTTCGCGCGCATGGCGCTGATCCTGCACCTGCTGGCGGAAAAGGAGGGCAAAGATGCTTAG
- a CDS encoding aspartate carbamoyltransferase regulatory subunit: MLRVDRITAGIVIDHIQPGQGMKVFDRLGLRDAGYPVALLMNVTSSKMGRKDIIKISDTLDLDLTMLGLLAPDATVNYIEDGVVTRKVTPGLPTRVVGLIECKNPRCITTVERQSISVFTLVDRATKEYECAYCGERVRV; this comes from the coding sequence ATGCTTAGGGTCGACCGAATCACCGCCGGGATCGTCATCGACCACATCCAGCCCGGCCAGGGGATGAAGGTGTTCGACCGGCTCGGGCTGCGGGATGCCGGTTACCCGGTGGCGCTCCTGATGAACGTGACGAGCAGCAAGATGGGGCGCAAGGACATCATCAAGATCTCGGATACGTTGGACCTCGACCTCACCATGCTCGGGCTCCTCGCCCCCGATGCCACCGTCAACTACATCGAAGACGGCGTGGTGACGCGCAAGGTCACCCCCGGGCTCCCCACACGGGTGGTCGGGCTGATCGAGTGCAAGAACCCGCGGTGCATCACCACGGTGGAGCGGCAGAGCATCTCCGTGTTCACTCTCGTCGATCGGGCCACGAAGGAGTACGAGTGCGCCTACTGCGGCGAGCGGGTCAGGGTGTGA
- a CDS encoding dihydroorotase has product MSAGLLITDVRLVDARSDFRGDLYIEDGLIRAVGTDLRVPGAEVLSGEGRTLLPAFVDLHAHFRDPGYPEKEDIRSGSAAAVHGGYTAVAVMANTDPVCDRPEVARYMKERAANAGLVELYPVGAITHGLAGEELADMDGLAPHVWAFSDDGRGVERTDVALSAFRRAAALGRRIAEHSEYRGIDDPALAEELMVNRDLLLSRRTGAALHVEHVSSPGSVELIAAAKRAGTRVTCEVTPHHLCLEPGYAVNPPLVPSTVREHLIAALASGEIDAVATDHAPHTAADKDGGAPGISGIETAFSLLYSRLVRPGRLDLRILVRAMAAAPARILGLNKGSLDVGRDGDVVLIEEDEEFTVTEDWLLSRGKNTPLIGERLRGRVWATVRRGEVVHLDGKIRERDFDDHRSIV; this is encoded by the coding sequence GTGAGTGCGGGCCTTCTGATCACCGACGTCCGGCTGGTCGACGCGCGGAGCGATTTTCGGGGAGATCTCTACATCGAGGACGGCCTGATCCGCGCCGTCGGGACGGACCTGCGGGTTCCCGGGGCGGAGGTCCTCTCCGGGGAGGGGCGGACCCTCCTTCCGGCGTTCGTCGACCTGCACGCCCACTTCCGCGATCCGGGCTACCCGGAGAAGGAGGATATTCGCTCTGGGAGCGCAGCCGCGGTCCACGGCGGCTACACCGCGGTCGCGGTGATGGCGAACACCGATCCGGTCTGCGACCGCCCCGAAGTCGCCCGCTACATGAAAGAAAGGGCGGCCAATGCCGGGCTGGTCGAGCTGTATCCCGTGGGAGCGATCACCCATGGACTTGCCGGCGAGGAATTGGCCGACATGGACGGACTCGCCCCGCACGTGTGGGCGTTCTCCGACGACGGGCGCGGGGTGGAACGCACCGACGTGGCCCTCAGCGCGTTCCGCCGCGCCGCCGCGCTCGGTCGTCGGATCGCAGAGCACTCCGAATACCGCGGGATCGACGATCCGGCGCTGGCCGAGGAGCTGATGGTGAACCGCGATCTGCTCCTTTCCCGGCGCACCGGCGCCGCGCTCCACGTCGAGCACGTGAGCTCTCCCGGCTCGGTCGAGCTGATCGCCGCAGCGAAGCGGGCCGGAACCCGGGTCACCTGCGAGGTGACTCCGCACCACCTGTGCTTGGAGCCGGGCTACGCCGTGAACCCGCCCCTCGTCCCATCCACGGTCCGGGAGCATCTCATCGCTGCCCTCGCCTCCGGGGAGATCGACGCCGTCGCCACCGATCACGCCCCGCACACCGCGGCGGACAAGGATGGTGGAGCCCCGGGGATATCCGGGATCGAGACCGCGTTCTCTCTCCTCTACTCCCGGCTGGTGCGCCCGGGCCGGCTCGACCTGCGGATCCTCGTGCGGGCAATGGCGGCCGCTCCGGCGCGGATCCTCGGGCTGAACAAGGGATCGCTCGATGTCGGCCGCGACGGGGACGTGGTGCTGATCGAGGAGGACGAGGAGTTCACCGTGACCGAGGATTGGCTGCTATCGCGCGGGAAGAACACCCCGCTCATCGGGGAGAGGCTGCGCGGCAGGGTGTGGGCGACCGTGCGGCGCGGCGAGGTCGTCCACCTGGACGGGAAGATCCGGGAGAGGGATTTCGATGATCATCGATCGATTGTTTGA
- the xpt gene encoding xanthine phosphoribosyltransferase has translation MQLQDWVQRYGVVVGPEFLRVDGFLNHRIDPKFMEEVGRQLADRFAAADVSCVLTAEAAGNIVAYEVARRIGARALYAKKGRAATMNRPFVRSITSPTKGTTVELSVSKDYLNEQERVLIVDDFLYRGDTSSALADMVRESGATLVGFGFVIAKEFGEGRRVLTRYGVPIVTLVSIIRMDPETGKIEFAAG, from the coding sequence ATGCAGCTTCAGGACTGGGTTCAACGCTACGGTGTCGTGGTGGGGCCGGAATTCCTCCGGGTGGACGGGTTCCTCAACCACCGCATCGATCCGAAGTTCATGGAGGAGGTGGGTCGCCAGCTCGCCGACAGATTCGCTGCCGCAGATGTGAGTTGCGTGCTCACCGCCGAGGCGGCCGGGAACATCGTCGCCTACGAGGTGGCACGCCGGATCGGCGCCCGCGCCCTGTACGCCAAGAAGGGGCGCGCCGCGACGATGAACCGTCCGTTCGTCCGGTCAATCACCTCGCCCACCAAGGGGACCACGGTCGAACTGTCCGTCTCCAAGGACTATCTGAACGAGCAGGAGCGGGTCCTGATCGTGGATGACTTCCTCTACCGCGGCGACACCAGCTCCGCGCTGGCGGACATGGTGCGGGAGAGCGGGGCGACGCTCGTCGGGTTCGGGTTCGTGATCGCCAAGGAATTCGGGGAGGGACGGCGCGTGCTGACCCGCTACGGAGTGCCGATCGTGACGCTGGTATCGATCATCAGGATGGATCCGGAGACGGGGAAGATCGAGTTCGCTGCAGGATAG
- the guaA gene encoding glutamine-hydrolyzing GMP synthase — MSVVILDFGSQYTRLIARRIRELNAYSVILPGDAPVERIAAHDPHAVILSGGPASVLDPDAPRPDPELFDLDLPILGICYGMQYLVHRFGGRLVTTGRREYGRAVLTWHDGPLFAGIDEGAMQVWMSHSDAVAALPPGWRATAGTEDNPIAAVESPDARMFGVQFHPEVVHTPQGKTVLANFLRIAGVPLDWTPARTLERLIAEVRARTDGGRKRVLLAVSGGVDSSTLALLLTRAGVDHLAVFVDHGLLRLNEREQVENALRPLGVNLVTVDASERFISALAGVADPEEKRKIIGREFVAAFTDQARRHGSFHFLAQGTLYPDVIESAGSTGAANIKSHHNVGGLPEKLGFELLEPFRYLFKDEVREIARLLGLPEEIRERHPFPGPGLAIRIIGAVTPERLRILREADHLFISALKESGLYRETWQALAVLTPVRSVGVVGDERRYGYILALRAVTSVDGMTADWARLPHDFLDQVASRITRRIPEIGRVVYDITSKPPATIEWE, encoded by the coding sequence ATGAGCGTCGTCATCCTCGATTTCGGCTCGCAATACACCCGTCTGATCGCGCGGCGCATCCGCGAGCTCAACGCCTATTCAGTGATCCTGCCCGGAGATGCGCCGGTCGAGCGGATCGCTGCACACGACCCACACGCGGTGATCCTCTCCGGTGGCCCTGCCTCAGTGCTCGATCCGGATGCCCCGCGCCCGGATCCGGAACTATTCGACCTTGACCTGCCGATCCTGGGAATCTGCTACGGGATGCAGTACCTGGTGCACCGGTTCGGCGGCCGGCTCGTCACCACCGGAAGACGGGAGTACGGGCGCGCCGTGCTTACGTGGCACGACGGGCCGCTGTTCGCCGGGATCGACGAGGGTGCCATGCAAGTATGGATGAGCCATTCCGACGCCGTGGCCGCCCTTCCCCCGGGCTGGCGGGCGACGGCGGGGACGGAGGACAACCCGATCGCGGCGGTGGAATCCCCGGACGCCCGGATGTTCGGGGTGCAGTTCCACCCCGAGGTCGTGCACACCCCGCAGGGGAAGACGGTTTTGGCGAACTTCCTCCGCATCGCCGGTGTGCCGCTCGACTGGACCCCGGCTCGCACGCTGGAGCGGCTGATCGCTGAGGTGCGGGCCCGCACGGATGGGGGCAGAAAGCGCGTCCTGTTGGCGGTCTCCGGCGGGGTGGACTCCTCCACCCTGGCCCTGCTCCTCACCCGCGCCGGGGTCGACCATCTCGCGGTGTTCGTCGACCACGGCCTGCTGCGGCTGAACGAGCGGGAGCAGGTGGAGAACGCGCTGCGCCCGCTGGGGGTGAACCTGGTCACCGTGGACGCGAGTGAGCGGTTCATCTCCGCCCTCGCCGGGGTGGCCGATCCCGAGGAGAAGCGGAAGATCATCGGGCGCGAGTTCGTGGCCGCGTTCACGGACCAGGCGCGCCGGCACGGATCGTTCCACTTCCTCGCCCAGGGCACGCTCTATCCCGACGTGATCGAGTCGGCGGGGAGCACGGGCGCGGCGAACATCAAGAGCCACCACAACGTGGGCGGACTCCCGGAGAAACTCGGGTTCGAGCTGCTGGAGCCGTTCCGCTACCTGTTCAAGGACGAGGTGCGCGAGATCGCGCGCCTGCTCGGGCTGCCGGAGGAGATCCGCGAGCGCCATCCGTTCCCCGGGCCGGGACTGGCGATCCGCATCATCGGCGCGGTCACCCCGGAGAGGCTGCGCATCCTGCGGGAGGCGGATCATCTGTTCATCTCCGCCCTCAAGGAATCAGGTCTGTACCGGGAGACGTGGCAGGCGCTGGCGGTGCTCACCCCGGTGCGGAGCGTAGGTGTGGTCGGTGACGAGCGGCGCTACGGCTACATCCTCGCCCTGCGGGCGGTGACGAGCGTGGACGGGATGACCGCCGACTGGGCCCGCCTCCCGCACGATTTTTTGGATCAGGTCGCGTCGCGGATCACCCGCCGGATTCCAGAGATCGGCCGCGTGGTCTACGATATCACGAGCAAACCGCCGGCGACGATCGAGTGGGAATAA